A genomic stretch from Vibrio cortegadensis includes:
- a CDS encoding EH signature domain-containing protein, which yields MSNKGFTFNQPVVPGVNSLDRMSFDDFYNMGDLEGNLPSFPPKTIKQIIQLVDQGKSDQISILEWLDAVENHSQWNDLEASEVNDACRAIWYAMCTNVALGDIAFFKVALALDGKPTSIIPDLIQSMDIVQGVSELADLERKKIDWLQAIRSQSYQSMSQYCFDNNRTPKSYVKYLRLPKANSYERNLSTELVKVAPKPLTSVADLWLQECFRSLKTTNNKLAFCDTVITHFKNFDYGYHVKDILEEKCLPTSDDSFWYSLSEQSKSILKKKFNISSYYELKSISRLLTSDHGREYLELEEHEARQIHSRTMFWSNYSSRFNRIRALLPKLTFQYLTSQGYSSSRQVEVLSEKSIYQCEVLIFELDKVIAVEFLRGDLSETRFFKNTEWNAKRLFESKNLTIEAIREMSQLDVHDHLTSWQYFCEKLLRTKFKLLPNSNIPHFKGLPPAINSYSETRGLPRPEQSYLDERERKLERWVEHFWETEFKTSKYGEQSGLQQKSNVYLSKAYVAKQLGKDEDHELYIKKSANQGNSEAMNQLGQILLRNSDASLRRHGERWLAKAAVTGHENAQTFVEKFKIQVDRAGYFTQRLSAHKDRIQHSDYKFDATMMSNSLKDLSINNLTARYSFAQHNAGDLIIILKELESRNSKDATELKKVVIGRLEDICKLFN from the coding sequence TTGAGTAATAAAGGTTTTACTTTTAATCAGCCTGTCGTCCCTGGAGTAAACAGTCTCGACAGAATGTCATTTGACGATTTCTACAACATGGGTGATCTAGAGGGTAACTTACCGAGCTTCCCTCCCAAAACGATAAAACAGATCATCCAACTTGTTGACCAAGGAAAGAGTGATCAAATTTCAATCTTGGAATGGCTAGATGCTGTAGAAAATCATAGTCAGTGGAATGATCTCGAAGCAAGTGAGGTTAACGATGCTTGCCGTGCTATTTGGTATGCAATGTGTACCAATGTCGCATTGGGAGACATTGCGTTCTTTAAAGTAGCATTAGCGCTTGACGGTAAGCCAACGTCTATTATCCCCGATTTGATTCAAAGTATGGACATTGTTCAAGGCGTATCTGAACTTGCAGACTTAGAACGGAAAAAGATCGACTGGCTTCAAGCGATAAGAAGCCAAAGTTATCAATCAATGAGTCAATATTGCTTTGACAACAATAGAACGCCGAAGAGTTACGTAAAATACTTACGCCTGCCAAAAGCCAATTCTTACGAACGTAATTTATCAACTGAATTAGTTAAAGTCGCTCCTAAACCACTTACTAGCGTAGCGGACTTATGGCTACAAGAATGTTTTCGTAGCCTAAAAACGACCAATAATAAGCTAGCTTTTTGCGATACCGTAATCACTCACTTTAAAAACTTTGATTATGGCTATCACGTAAAAGACATTCTCGAAGAAAAATGCTTACCAACGAGCGATGACTCCTTTTGGTACTCCTTGTCTGAGCAAAGTAAAAGCATACTCAAAAAGAAATTTAACATTTCAAGTTATTACGAACTTAAGAGTATATCTAGATTATTAACATCAGATCACGGGAGAGAATACTTAGAGCTTGAGGAGCATGAAGCGAGGCAAATTCACAGCCGAACCATGTTTTGGTCTAACTATAGCTCCCGCTTTAATCGCATTAGAGCTTTGTTACCTAAGTTAACTTTTCAATACCTCACTAGCCAAGGATACTCATCTTCAAGGCAAGTAGAGGTTTTGTCTGAAAAGTCGATCTATCAATGTGAAGTGCTGATTTTTGAGTTAGACAAAGTTATTGCCGTCGAGTTTTTGAGAGGGGATCTGAGCGAAACACGCTTTTTCAAAAATACGGAATGGAATGCTAAGCGCCTGTTTGAATCAAAAAACCTTACTATCGAAGCTATCCGTGAGATGTCACAGCTTGATGTCCATGACCACCTGACATCGTGGCAGTACTTCTGTGAAAAACTTTTGCGAACCAAATTTAAGCTGTTACCAAATTCCAATATTCCTCATTTCAAAGGTTTACCTCCTGCTATCAATAGTTACAGTGAAACTCGTGGCTTGCCAAGGCCTGAACAAAGCTATCTGGATGAAAGGGAAAGGAAACTAGAGCGTTGGGTGGAACATTTTTGGGAAACTGAATTTAAGACTTCTAAATATGGAGAACAGTCTGGACTGCAGCAGAAGAGTAATGTCTATTTGTCTAAAGCATATGTTGCTAAGCAACTGGGCAAAGATGAAGATCATGAGCTTTACATTAAAAAATCTGCGAATCAGGGTAACTCTGAGGCTATGAACCAGCTGGGTCAAATATTACTGCGAAACAGTGATGCAAGCTTACGTCGCCATGGTGAACGTTGGTTAGCGAAGGCTGCAGTAACTGGACATGAGAATGCTCAAACCTTTGTTGAAAAGTTCAAAATTCAAGTTGACCGTGCAGGCTATTTTACTCAGCGTTTGAGTGCTCATAAAGATCGGATACAACATAGCGATTATAAATTTGATGCAACGATGATGAGTAATTCTCTGAAAGATCTAAGTATTAATAATTTAACAGCCAGATATAGTTTCGCCCAGCATAATGCTGGTGATCTAATTATAATTTTGAAAGAACTTGAATCACGTAATAGTAAGGACGCAACTGAACTTAAAAAGGTGGTAATCGGTCGGCTTGAGGATATTTGTAAGCTATTTAACTAG
- a CDS encoding HNH endonuclease, which translates to MKLSVSFKNLKAAVSVMGPEEKGLFNLAYQETSIEKLDLELAIGKDVELKDVDVDSGLLSYKGRNVSLYIKANGTSARFHIADCKTLQSMRANGRFERYVVTNDTSGEFVVSSSYGETKAKLKVCQNCLRQLNYKGCNTGTPISSVVQQFDMAEFFATYSSFFPHLPSRKAETAETGYTEDWAKVSSHYRVEKNFECEQCNVNLRSNRSLLHVHHISGVKSNNKASNLKALCIDCHSKQPMHSHMALSHSERQLINQLRQAQGLLGDLSGWQEIFDYSDPGIHGVLHACKQFGTTLPEVAFYIADSFGDITAKVELAWPKHKFGIAISSNDIEDANSEGWHVVTANDFLADYRSQAGNLRW; encoded by the coding sequence ACTCGATCTAGAATTAGCCATTGGTAAAGACGTTGAGTTAAAAGATGTTGATGTAGATTCAGGCCTTCTTAGTTATAAAGGTAGGAATGTATCGTTATACATCAAAGCGAATGGTACTAGTGCCCGTTTCCATATTGCTGATTGTAAGACACTGCAAAGCATGAGAGCGAATGGACGCTTCGAGCGGTATGTTGTGACCAATGATACCTCCGGTGAATTTGTTGTATCATCAAGTTATGGTGAAACTAAAGCAAAACTTAAAGTTTGTCAGAATTGTCTGAGGCAGTTGAATTATAAAGGCTGCAATACTGGAACACCAATTAGTTCCGTTGTACAACAATTTGACATGGCTGAATTCTTCGCAACATATAGTTCGTTCTTTCCTCACCTTCCATCCAGAAAAGCAGAAACGGCCGAAACAGGTTACACGGAAGATTGGGCTAAAGTTTCGTCTCATTATAGAGTCGAGAAAAATTTTGAATGCGAGCAGTGTAATGTCAATCTGCGTTCAAATAGAAGCTTACTTCATGTACATCATATCAGTGGTGTGAAATCTAATAACAAAGCCAGTAACTTGAAAGCATTATGTATAGATTGCCATAGCAAGCAGCCTATGCATTCACATATGGCACTGAGTCACTCGGAAAGACAGTTGATTAATCAACTGCGCCAAGCGCAAGGTTTGTTAGGTGATTTAAGCGGCTGGCAAGAGATATTCGATTACTCAGATCCGGGTATACATGGTGTTTTGCATGCCTGCAAACAATTTGGCACGACTCTTCCAGAAGTTGCCTTTTATATTGCTGATTCATTCGGTGACATAACTGCAAAGGTTGAACTTGCTTGGCCTAAACATAAGTTTGGTATTGCTATTTCATCCAATGATATTGAAGACGCTAATAGTGAAGGTTGGCATGTGGTCACGGCCAATGACTTTTTAGCAGACTATCGATCTCAAGCGGGGAATTTACGTTGGTAG
- a CDS encoding chemotaxis protein — protein sequence MFQFILNLFSEPVTAVIIGSTIVCFICFLYRALKVNSDEKSRLSAIASLRERFSDGQLPIAKLSKDELVWVADHLVYDAEGESLSVESKQGKWLSKSPITQMLPSFDASRYKLVPALLTSLGITGTFLGITLGLSEFSMTGESQALLKSAALLLEGMKTAFYTSLVGLSLSAVFMVVMKASSSWMAKKQSDFIASIASQYLEASPIMYLKNISNENQQEVIDAQLNSALVMEKLGGSMDSVVTQLSALGQSFNGEIIANTISAAVTESIEKQMSPALEGIKNELSLLKEIKEQNQKELMDLMIGEMKTQLIEPVVAELEKTSSAVEKNNEVSELLNRNVEQVMTRTAETVETIDKFQQETMVKLQGFAESLKEILSSFKDDTQGAMGAIANEVQLMLNSAAEGMDKQRVAFEHSSETAASAFEGIKDSMDKALSERQSAEQALFNNVESRIASLLKESQDIFDNQTKVLETVGEEASGLMSSAKDELISGLGDIDKKVISMSQTVQTELEAFREQYQQNLTGYFTQQNTLLEDSLGKQRDGLNGVVDNFRKVFESEYQTRHNLLQELTAQHTELQKSAKTIEQVAKAIGLNEASKMAELQDAARTMGREIGQLKLEYSKAAATFNDVTENLPKAMDEYFTRANQSFESFFGDFDTAASSIHNKLSQAAGYLINSQVQRREFEADERAVAKAEA from the coding sequence ATGTTTCAATTTATTTTGAATTTATTCAGCGAACCTGTGACTGCAGTGATCATTGGTTCAACTATCGTGTGCTTTATTTGTTTTCTATACAGAGCATTGAAGGTCAACTCTGATGAGAAAAGCAGGCTATCTGCTATAGCGTCACTTAGAGAAAGATTCAGTGATGGTCAGCTACCAATCGCTAAATTGAGTAAGGATGAATTAGTTTGGGTCGCAGACCACTTGGTGTATGACGCTGAAGGTGAGTCTCTTTCGGTAGAATCTAAACAAGGCAAATGGTTATCAAAATCTCCGATAACGCAGATGCTGCCAAGCTTTGACGCAAGTCGATACAAATTGGTACCAGCTCTGTTAACGAGTTTAGGTATCACAGGTACATTTTTAGGTATCACGTTAGGCCTAAGTGAGTTCTCCATGACTGGTGAATCTCAAGCACTTTTAAAATCAGCCGCGCTATTATTAGAAGGCATGAAAACAGCCTTTTACACATCTTTAGTTGGCTTGTCGCTATCTGCAGTGTTCATGGTTGTCATGAAAGCGTCGTCAAGTTGGATGGCTAAAAAACAAAGTGATTTCATCGCTTCTATTGCTAGCCAATATCTAGAAGCTAGCCCAATCATGTATTTGAAAAACATCTCCAATGAAAACCAGCAAGAAGTGATTGATGCTCAGCTAAACTCTGCGCTTGTAATGGAGAAACTGGGTGGGAGCATGGACTCAGTTGTTACTCAATTGTCTGCTTTAGGGCAATCATTTAATGGTGAAATCATAGCGAATACGATTTCAGCAGCAGTGACAGAGTCAATCGAAAAACAGATGTCACCTGCTTTAGAAGGAATCAAAAATGAGCTTTCATTGCTTAAAGAAATCAAAGAGCAAAATCAGAAAGAGTTGATGGATCTTATGATCGGTGAAATGAAGACTCAGCTAATTGAACCTGTTGTAGCTGAACTAGAGAAAACGTCGAGTGCAGTAGAGAAAAACAATGAAGTATCTGAACTGCTAAACCGTAACGTTGAACAAGTAATGACGCGCACAGCTGAAACAGTAGAAACAATCGATAAATTCCAACAAGAAACCATGGTTAAACTTCAAGGTTTTGCTGAGTCGCTTAAAGAGATCTTAAGTAGCTTTAAAGACGACACCCAAGGTGCCATGGGTGCAATTGCTAACGAAGTTCAGCTAATGTTGAATAGCGCAGCAGAAGGAATGGATAAACAGCGTGTTGCTTTTGAACATAGCTCAGAAACTGCTGCATCTGCTTTTGAAGGCATTAAAGATTCAATGGATAAAGCGCTCTCTGAACGACAAAGTGCAGAGCAAGCTCTATTCAATAATGTTGAAAGTCGAATTGCTTCTTTGCTGAAAGAATCGCAAGACATTTTTGATAACCAAACCAAAGTACTGGAAACGGTAGGTGAAGAGGCGAGCGGTCTGATGTCATCTGCAAAAGATGAGTTGATTTCAGGGCTTGGTGATATTGATAAGAAAGTTATCTCAATGTCACAAACAGTACAAACTGAACTAGAAGCATTCCGTGAGCAGTATCAGCAAAACTTAACCGGTTACTTTACCCAGCAAAACACATTACTTGAAGATAGTCTTGGCAAGCAACGTGATGGTTTAAATGGTGTAGTTGATAATTTCCGTAAAGTCTTTGAAAGTGAGTATCAGACTCGTCACAACCTACTGCAAGAACTAACTGCCCAACACACTGAACTACAAAAGTCAGCGAAAACGATCGAGCAAGTAGCTAAGGCCATTGGCTTAAATGAAGCTTCGAAAATGGCTGAGCTGCAAGATGCAGCGCGTACCATGGGCCGAGAGATTGGACAGCTTAAATTAGAATATTCAAAAGCTGCTGCTACGTTTAACGACGTTACCGAAAACCTACCTAAAGCGATGGATGAATATTTCACAAGGGCGAACCAAAGCTTTGAAAGCTTCTTTGGTGATTTTGATACAGCTGCAAGTTCTATTCATAACAAGTTATCGCAAGCTGCAGGTTACTTGATTAACTCTCAAGTACAGCGTCGAGAGTTTGAAGCAGACGAGCGAGCTGTTGCTAAGGCGGAAGCGTAA
- a CDS encoding OmpA/MotB family protein — protein MRGLRTSPRTADAEESGVWLSIGDLMSVLLMIFALLLISALVQISEVHENSQTTRVVIIKGINDALKGAGIEVQANSETGDISILDSILFDRNEYRLKPSGKEFLDQFVPIYSDVIFQSKQTSDEVSRIVIEGHSSSEGSFDRNMELSVLRANSVAKYINSMDFAHKLPFFDKAMISGRGPIEANQEATEPADRKVKFRFQFKDDEFLGYFSEVTSVE, from the coding sequence ATGCGCGGGTTGAGAACAAGCCCGAGAACAGCCGACGCTGAAGAATCTGGGGTTTGGTTGTCGATTGGCGACTTGATGTCCGTACTCTTGATGATCTTTGCATTGTTATTGATTAGTGCGTTAGTTCAGATCTCGGAAGTTCATGAAAATAGCCAAACGACTCGAGTTGTGATCATCAAAGGCATTAATGACGCTTTAAAGGGGGCGGGTATTGAAGTTCAAGCTAACTCTGAAACTGGTGACATCTCAATTTTAGATTCAATTCTATTTGATAGAAACGAGTACCGCTTGAAGCCGTCTGGTAAAGAGTTTCTCGATCAGTTTGTTCCTATTTATTCCGACGTGATATTCCAATCTAAGCAAACGTCTGACGAAGTAAGCCGTATCGTGATTGAGGGGCATTCAAGTTCAGAAGGCTCATTTGACCGTAATATGGAACTTAGTGTCTTAAGAGCGAATAGTGTGGCGAAGTACATAAACAGCATGGATTTTGCGCACAAGCTACCGTTTTTTGACAAAGCGATGATCTCAGGCCGTGGGCCAATAGAGGCGAACCAAGAAGCGACAGAACCAGCAGACCGCAAAGTGAAATTCAGATTCCAGTTTAAAGACGATGAGTTTTTAGGTTATTTTTCTGAGGTGACATCAGTTGAGTAA